One genomic segment of Pseudomonas sp. RU47 includes these proteins:
- a CDS encoding 2-aminoethylphosphonate--pyruvate transaminase — MSIAEPILLTPGPLTTSARTRQAMMVDWGSWDDRFNQLTASLCEQLLAILNGAATHHCVPLQGSGTFAVEAAIGTLVPRDGKVLVLINGAYGKRLAKICEVLGRSFSTFETAEDEPTTAADVDRLLRADSDITHVALIHCETSTGILNPLPEIAQVVAQHGKRLIIDAMSSFGALPVDAQQVPFDALIAASGKCLEGVPGMGFVFARKEALAAAAGNSHSLAMDLYDQHAYMMKTGQWRFTPPTHVVAALHEALLQYNEEGGLPARHARYDANCQALMEEMGKLGLRSFLPAAIQAPIIATFHAPQDPRYQFKDFYERVKAKGYILYPGKLTQVETFRVGCIGHVSPDEMRQAVAAVGEVLREMEVLEI, encoded by the coding sequence ATGAGTATCGCCGAACCCATCCTGCTCACTCCCGGCCCGTTGACCACTTCGGCCCGCACCCGCCAGGCGATGATGGTCGACTGGGGGTCATGGGATGACCGTTTCAATCAACTGACCGCCAGCCTTTGCGAACAATTGCTGGCGATCCTCAACGGCGCCGCCACTCACCACTGCGTGCCATTGCAGGGCAGCGGCACCTTCGCCGTTGAAGCGGCGATCGGCACCTTGGTGCCACGTGACGGCAAAGTGCTGGTGCTGATCAACGGCGCCTACGGCAAGCGTCTGGCGAAGATCTGCGAAGTACTCGGCCGCTCGTTCAGCACCTTCGAAACCGCTGAAGACGAACCGACCACCGCCGCCGACGTCGACCGTCTGCTGCGCGCCGACAGCGACATCACTCACGTCGCGCTGATCCATTGCGAAACCAGCACCGGGATTCTCAATCCGCTGCCGGAGATTGCCCAGGTCGTCGCGCAACACGGTAAACGCCTGATCATCGATGCCATGAGTTCCTTCGGCGCACTGCCGGTGGATGCGCAACAAGTGCCGTTCGACGCGCTGATCGCCGCGTCCGGCAAGTGTCTGGAAGGCGTACCGGGGATGGGTTTTGTCTTCGCACGTAAAGAGGCGCTGGCCGCTGCCGCTGGCAATTCGCATTCGCTGGCGATGGACCTGTACGACCAGCACGCCTACATGATGAAAACCGGCCAATGGCGCTTCACCCCGCCGACCCACGTGGTCGCGGCGCTGCACGAAGCGCTGCTGCAATACAACGAAGAAGGTGGCTTGCCGGCGCGGCATGCGCGTTATGACGCCAACTGTCAGGCGTTGATGGAGGAGATGGGCAAACTCGGTTTGCGCAGTTTCCTGCCGGCGGCGATTCAGGCGCCGATCATTGCCACGTTCCATGCGCCGCAAGATCCGCGTTATCAGTTCAAGGATTTCTACGAGCGGGTCAAGGCCAAGGGTTACATCCTCTATCCGGGCAAACTGACCCAGGTCGAAACCTTCCGCGTCGGTTGCATCGGCCATGTCAGCCCGGACGAAATGCGCCAGGCCGTCGCGGCGGTCGGCGAAGTGCTGCGCGAGATGGAAGTCCTCGAAATCTGA
- a CDS encoding LysR family transcriptional regulator: protein MSVSHAQLKAFHAVAVHGSFTKAAERLFLTQPAISDQVRNLEERFGVLLFHRNKRSVRLTDLGERLLAITQRLFVIEAEAQELLQESQALQTGSLILAVDAPVHVLPQIARFCERYPGISVKIETGNTDESLFRLFNYQADLALLGRDVSDERLLCVPLRNDPMVAFVSRNHPWAERESICLQDLDDTPLVLREHGSVTRQTLEEEMARAGFRIRPAIQVEGREAAREAVVVGIGVGVVSAAEFGADSRVCALPIIDCTRRLTETLVCLREQSNRRVVSTFLDMVRDSLV, encoded by the coding sequence ATGTCGGTGTCCCACGCCCAACTCAAAGCCTTCCACGCCGTGGCCGTGCATGGAAGCTTCACCAAAGCCGCCGAGCGCCTTTTTCTCACGCAACCGGCGATATCCGACCAAGTGCGCAATCTCGAAGAGCGTTTCGGCGTTTTGCTGTTCCACCGCAATAAACGTTCCGTGCGCCTGACTGATCTGGGCGAGCGCCTGCTGGCGATCACCCAGCGCCTGTTCGTAATTGAAGCCGAAGCGCAGGAGTTGCTGCAGGAATCTCAGGCCTTGCAGACCGGCAGCCTGATTCTGGCGGTGGATGCGCCGGTGCACGTGCTGCCGCAGATCGCGCGGTTCTGTGAGCGTTATCCGGGGATCAGCGTGAAGATCGAGACCGGCAATACCGACGAATCGCTGTTTCGCCTGTTCAACTATCAGGCCGATCTAGCGTTGCTCGGGCGTGATGTCAGCGATGAACGCTTGCTGTGCGTTCCATTGCGTAACGATCCGATGGTGGCGTTCGTTTCGCGCAATCATCCGTGGGCCGAGCGCGAATCGATCTGCCTGCAAGATCTGGATGACACGCCGCTGGTGCTGCGTGAACACGGTTCGGTCACGCGGCAGACGCTGGAAGAGGAAATGGCCCGGGCCGGGTTTCGCATTCGCCCGGCGATTCAGGTCGAAGGACGGGAAGCGGCGCGCGAGGCGGTGGTGGTCGGGATTGGTGTCGGCGTGGTTTCAGCGGCGGAGTTTGGCGCGGATTCGCGGGTGTGTGCGTTGCCGATTATCGACTGCACGCGACGGCTGACGGAAACGCTGGTGTGTTTGCGTGAGCAGAGCAATCGACGGGTGGTGTCGACCTTCCTCGATATGGTTCGCGACAGTCTTGTGTGA
- a CDS encoding LysR substrate-binding domain-containing protein yields the protein MNLFQLRAFDAVAREGSFTRAAARLFISQPAVTGHIKALEEHYQITLLRRTARRVELTEEGTKLAAITRAMFGLAEEAQTMLEANRQLLTGRLEVAADGPHMVMPMLASLRARYPGITVNLRLGNAQETLAALLSEHADVAVLTEVEPRKGLHLQALSESRICALVPAGHPWAMRAGEVKLKDLDQVIMVLREPSSITRRTFDEACAQASIHPRVLLELDSREAVTEAVAAELGVGVVSSVEVSHDPRVVAIPIVGAGLVNRHMIGCMERRRDLRLIQAFFGLAPA from the coding sequence ATGAATCTGTTCCAGCTTCGCGCGTTCGACGCCGTGGCCCGTGAAGGCAGCTTCACCCGCGCCGCCGCGCGCTTGTTTATCAGTCAGCCGGCGGTTACCGGGCACATCAAGGCGCTGGAAGAGCACTACCAGATCACCCTGTTGCGGCGCACCGCGCGACGGGTGGAACTGACCGAGGAGGGCACCAAACTCGCGGCGATCACCCGCGCGATGTTCGGCCTGGCGGAAGAGGCGCAGACGATGCTCGAGGCCAACCGGCAATTACTCACCGGGCGACTGGAAGTGGCGGCGGACGGGCCGCATATGGTCATGCCAATGTTGGCGAGCCTGCGCGCGCGGTATCCGGGAATTACGGTGAACCTGCGCTTGGGCAATGCCCAGGAAACCCTCGCTGCATTGTTGTCGGAACACGCCGATGTGGCGGTGTTGACCGAAGTGGAGCCGCGCAAAGGCCTGCACCTGCAGGCATTGAGCGAATCACGGATTTGCGCGTTGGTGCCGGCAGGGCACCCGTGGGCGATGCGCGCCGGGGAAGTGAAACTCAAGGATCTGGATCAGGTGATCATGGTGCTGCGCGAACCGAGTTCGATCACCCGGCGTACATTTGATGAGGCCTGTGCGCAGGCGTCGATCCATCCTCGCGTGTTGCTGGAACTGGACAGCCGTGAGGCGGTGACCGAAGCGGTGGCGGCCGAGTTGGGCGTTGGCGTGGTGTCATCGGTGGAGGTTAGTCATGACCCGCGGGTGGTGGCGATTCCGATTGTCGGGGCTGGGCTGGTGAATCGGCACATGATCGGCTGCATGGAACGGCGACGGGATTTGCGCCTGATTCAGGCGTTCTTTGGCCTCGCGCCCGCCTGA